In the genome of Scylla paramamosain isolate STU-SP2022 chromosome 49, ASM3559412v1, whole genome shotgun sequence, one region contains:
- the LOC135095540 gene encoding uncharacterized protein LOC135095540 isoform X3 translates to MVKRAWQGLHENQHNSVLSLLVAGNEAAMATIPRDYDGHALSHDGLTPLHAAALCGAPSGVVEALLRRGVSPHVTTPDNMTPADLARQQGHDSVIMGLQHHHCEQSGTPPEYLHEELLSTVSRRDDVQAVSALLCKGAPIELLGSHSVLRLAVTTDRTHIISLLLASGAPLPASLLQEAWQSPDVTHRVLAFLTTAYCCRLRAEQRRLEKISSALVEGIDSLVKTIEGNTPWQAAWRWGKETDRPALSDLLAKAAAANCPVTAAFLHRAGGWTVFNGASGGTALHAALEAGHKGMADLLIRDLGGCPYVPDTHGRLPVQMLPDEEQQRLEQKLFMEEREKLENMELRLKADHEKTAARTALCIQKDLFESHKKGEGKNVSSHDGRAALLLASRKGLLQLTHLILQEGHFPVDEVLDYTCGTTALHQAASHGQDSCVSLLLSAGANTQQRDTYGQTPRHLAAMFGHKSTFELLAHQETQDLPCRAGTTATKVKENFKVFHNKYYKYKRNLLDPIDHRDPENVIRILVKSIGLQELQMEAQRVAVDLSKDEALEVKEAVMAEVSTIMNKVAAADPTYHGDLRLAGSSRDGSKLYAPDEFDINLVIHEDNVGINVSKRRKEEAPLKGSFQISVKTDNPHLEGNRFMANLYKEVHRCLAGHTLQDERLSLVPPGLTSTQVGVGLSLAWQGKEYPLLLVGVDLVPVLEVPWLEQVSRPFLTPEDTTTMQLSNAADGTWRCSFALTEAEVLGTLTPAERQVQLMGKVLLSRLKAERWMPRHKKSFFKWFATREWNIAVPGGFCFKNALLRWLEHRRWRKVELGAGRKQDHNKELGAGQEGNHAKELGAGQEGDHNKELGAGQEGNHVKELGAGQEGDHTKELGTGQEGNHTKELGAGQKGDHAKKLGAEQEGDHTNEFGAGQEGDHTKEFGTGQEKDHATELGAAQEGDHTKELGAEQKGDHSKELGAGQEGDHTKELGAGQERNHAKELVPGREGDPTKWLGKVFRLMCANPEESREQLTTQNSSAYFGGDCEGRKPGDGAPVIVQCLEEGLEKLSSGLASAKTTRPRR, encoded by the exons AGCGGCACGCCTCCCGAGTACCTGCACGAGGAGCTGCTCTCAACAGTCAGTCGCCGGGACGACGTGCAGGCGGTGTCCGCCCTCCTGTGTAAGGGCGCGCCCATAGAGCTCCTGGGTAGCCATTCTGTCCTGAGACTGGCTGTCACCACCGACCGTACACACATCATCAGCCTGCTGCTGGCTAGCGGTGCACCGCTGCCTGCCAGCCTGCTCCAGGAGGCTTGGCAGAGCCCCGATGTGACCCATAGGGTGCTGGCCTTCCTCACCACC GCCTACTGCTGCCGGCTGCGTGCAGAGCAGCGTCGCCTGGAAAAGATCAGTAGCGCCCTTGTCGAGGGCATCGACAGTCTGGTGAAAACCATCGAGGGAAATACTCCCTGGCAGGCAGCCTGgcgatggggaaaggaaactgaCCGTCCAGCACTGAGCGACCTCCTGGCAAAGGCCGCGGCTGCCAACTGCCCTGTGACTGCCGCCTTCCTGCATAGGGCAGGAGGATGGACAGTCTTTAATGGAGCCTCTGGTGGCACTGCCCTCCACGCTGCCCTGGAAGCTGGCCACAAAGGCATGGCCGATCTGCTGATCAGGGACCTTGGGGGCTGCCCATACGTGCCGGACACACATGGTCGCCTTCCAGTGCAAATGTTGCCCGATGAGGAGCAGCAGAGACTGGAGCAG AAGCTCTTTATGGAGGAGCGTGAAAAACTGGAGAATATGGAGCTTCGCTTGAAGGCAGATCACGAGAAGACCGCAGCACGGACAGCGCTGTGTATACAGAAGGATCTTTTTGAGAGCCACAAGAAGGGCGAGGGTAAGAATGTCTCCTCACATGATGGCCGCGCTGCCCTGCTGCTGGCCTCGCGCAAAGGTCTCCTGCAGCTGACTCATCTTATACTGCAAGAGGGTCATTTCCCCGTGGATGAAGTGCTGGACTACACCTGCGGCACCACCGCTCTACACCAGGCAGCCTCACACGGCCAGGACAGCTGCGTGTCGCTACTGCTGAGCGCCGGCGCCAACACACAGCAGCGCGACACCTATGGCCAGACGCCCCGCCACCTGGCCGCCATGTTTGGCCACAAAAGTACTTTTGAACTCTTGGCACACCAAGAGACGCAGGACCTTCCTTGCCGCGCGGGCACCACGGCCacaaaggtgaaagaaaattttaaagtCTTTCACAATAAGTATTACAAATATAAGCGTAATCTATTAGACCCAATCGACCATCGTGACCCCGAAAACGTCATAAGAATTCTCGTGAAATCCATAGGCCTGCAAGAGCTGCAGATGGAGGCTCAGCGGGTGGCTGTGGATCTATCAAAGGACGAGGCCCTTGAGGTGAAGGAGGCGGTCATGGCGGAAGTAAGCACCATCATGAATAAGGTGGCAGCCGCTGATCCCACCTATCACGGCGACCTGAGGCTGGCGGGCAGTTCTCGGGACGGCTCTAAGCTGTATGCCCCTGACGAATTTGATATAAACCTCGTGATTCACGAGGATAACGTAGGAATAAATGttagtaagagaaggaaggaggaagcaccGCTGAAGGGCAGCTTCCAGATTTCTGTAAAGACTGACAATCCTCATCTTGAGGGTAATAGATTTATGGCCAATTTGTACAAGGAGGTGCACCGGTGCCTCGCTGGCCATACCCTGCAGGACGAAAGACTGAGCCTGGTGCCACCGGGCCTGACCAGCACGCAAGTGGGCGTGGGACTCTCTCTGGCCTGGCAGGGGAAAGAGTATCCACTGTTGCTGGTCGGCGTGGACCTGGTGCCAGTGCTTGAGGTGCCATGGCTGGAGCAAGTTTCCAGACCCTTCCTTACTCCtgaggacaccaccaccatgcagctCAGTAATGCTGCGGACGGAACATGGCGCTGCAGCTTTGCCTTGACAGAGGCTGAGGTGCTGGGGACGTTGACACCTGCAGAGCGCCAGGTACAGCTGATGGGAAAAGTACTTCTTTCCCGTCTCAAGGCCGAGCGCTGGATGCCTCGGCACAAAAAGAGCTTCTTCAAGTGGTTTGCCACACGGGAGTGGAACATCGCGGTGCCAGGCGGGTTCTGCTTCAAGAATGCGCTCCTGCGGTGGCTGGAGCATAGGCGGTGGAGGAAGGTAGAGCTTGGGGCTGGACGGAAGCAGGACCACAACAAGGAGTTGGGCGCTGGACAGGAGGGGAACCAcgccaaggagttgggggctggacaggagggggaccacaataaggagttgggggctggacaggaggggaACCACGTCAAGGAGTTGGGGGCAGGACAGGAGGGAGACCATACCAAGGAGTTGGGGACTGGACAGGAGGGgaaccacaccaaggagttgggagCTGGACAGAAGGGGGACCATGCCAAGAAGTTGGGGGCTGAACAGGAGGGGGACCATACCAATGAGTttggggctggacaggagggaGACCACACCAAGGAATTCGGGACTGGACAGGAGAAGGACCATGCCACGGAGTTGGGGGCTGCACAGGAgggggaccacaccaaggagttgggggctgaaCAGAAGGGGGACCATTCCAAGGAGTTGGGAGCTGGACAGGAGGGGGACCATAcaaaggagttgggggctggacaggagaggAACCATGCCAAAGAGTTGGTGCCGGGGCGGGAGGGGGACCCCACCAAATGGTTGGGGAAGGTGTTCAGATTGATGTGTGCGAACCCAGAAGAGTCACGAGAGCAACTGACAACTCAAAACAGCTCTGCCTACTTTGGAGGAGACTGTGAGGGACGGAAGCCTGGGGACGGGGCGCCCGTCATCGTGCAGTGTCTGGAGGAGGGTTTGGAAAAGTTGTCTTCTGGCTTGGCCTCAGCCAAGACAACCAGGCCGCGGCGATGA